A region of Streptomyces sp. WMMC500 DNA encodes the following proteins:
- a CDS encoding helix-turn-helix domain-containing protein, with translation MNHKAVSAGLTADDVASIWRIPKGTVYRYAHMHQWRRYKQIGRVYYHPDDVTTTLDEMHPG, from the coding sequence ATGAATCACAAAGCCGTGAGCGCCGGGCTGACAGCAGACGACGTCGCCAGCATCTGGCGGATACCCAAGGGCACCGTCTATCGCTACGCTCATATGCACCAATGGCGTCGCTACAAACAAATCGGTCGAGTTTACTACCACCCCGACGATGTCACGACCACCCTTGACGAGATGCACCCGGGATGA
- a CDS encoding IS5 family transposase, with translation MSDAEWALVRDLLPVPGWLAGRGGRPEGYCHRQMLDAIRYLVDNGIKWRAMPSDFPPWPRVYAFFARWRDGGLVAELHDRLREAAREAEGREREPSAGVIDSQSVKADATVALTSRGFDAGKKVNGRKRHLLTDTLGLLLAVLVTPASTTDRDAARVLLPAAQDRFGRLARVWADGGYTGHLVDWSATQLGIALDIVRRSDTARGFEALPRRWVVERSFAWCLRSRRLVRDYERRTDTSEAVILWSMSMLTSRRLAARHQGPAPMRAA, from the coding sequence ATGAGCGATGCCGAGTGGGCTCTGGTGCGGGATCTGCTGCCGGTTCCCGGGTGGCTGGCGGGCCGGGGCGGGCGGCCGGAGGGCTACTGTCACCGACAGATGCTCGACGCGATCCGCTACCTCGTCGACAACGGCATCAAGTGGCGGGCGATGCCGTCGGACTTCCCGCCCTGGCCTCGGGTCTACGCCTTCTTCGCCCGCTGGCGGGATGGGGGACTCGTGGCCGAGTTGCACGACCGGCTGCGTGAGGCTGCCCGCGAGGCCGAGGGACGTGAACGTGAGCCCAGTGCGGGGGTCATCGACTCGCAGTCGGTGAAGGCGGACGCCACCGTCGCTCTCACCTCTCGCGGCTTCGACGCCGGGAAGAAGGTCAACGGGCGCAAGCGGCACCTGCTCACCGACACGCTCGGGCTACTGCTGGCGGTGCTGGTCACGCCTGCGTCGACCACCGACCGGGACGCCGCCCGCGTTCTGCTGCCGGCGGCCCAGGACCGCTTCGGGCGGCTGGCACGGGTCTGGGCCGACGGCGGCTACACCGGCCACCTCGTCGACTGGAGTGCAACACAGCTCGGCATCGCACTCGACATCGTCCGCCGCAGCGACACCGCCCGCGGCTTTGAGGCCCTGCCCCGCCGCTGGGTCGTGGAACGGTCGTTCGCCTGGTGCCTGCGCAGCCGGCGTCTGGTCCGTGACTACGAGCGGCGCACCGACACCAGCGAAGCCGTCATTCTGTGGTCGATGTCCATGCTCACGAGCCGCCGCCTGGCCGCCCGGCACCAGGGTCCTGCTCCGATGCGGGCAGCGTGA